The Leptospira paudalimensis region AACACCAAACTCTTGTAATCCGCCAATGAGGGATAAGAAAATTAAAAATGGGTGCGTTTTGAGTTTTTTATCAAGGAGTTTTGGTTTTACAAAATTTTCTAGAATGAGATAACTTGCCCCACCTGCTATCATGAAAAGTACACTACCTGTCCAATTTTCTTGGACAAGTCCAATATAAAGTCCAATCGGAAACCATACGACAGATGTACCAACAACAGGTATGAGAGAAAATATAGTTGCGATACTTGAGAGTAAAAACTTGTTCGATACAGATGTAAAAAGTAAAAGAACGTAAATCAAAGCACCTTGTAAGAGTGAGATGAATAAATTTCCCATCATTACAGTTCGGATCGCTTCTTCGATCCTACGTCCTAGCCTTTCTTCAATTTCTGTGGGGAATGGTAAAAGTAAAAACAATCCATGTTCCATTCTGCTCCCTTCTTTGTAGAGAAAGAAGAGTAAGATGAATGTAAAAAATCCATTGAAGATGATTGCACCTGGAACTTCAAAAGACCCAAGTAAAAAACCAGAAGAATTTTTTAATAAACTATAAATAGAATCTAAGTTGAGAATATCCATGTGTTGACCCACATATTCCCGGTAAAGAATTGGTAGTTTGATCCAAAAAAATTCATTCTCTGTGAAAAAGTCAGTCAACATCGGACTATTCAGTAAAAGAGATACAATTGATTCTTCTGTGAGTTGGTTTCTTACATAACTAACTAAATTTAAAGATTCTCGAATCAGAGTAGATACAATTAAATAAGAAGGAATAAACACACAAGCGAGCATAAGGATGACCATGATATAGGGAGAAAGGCCATGAAATTTAACACCCAACACATTTTTTAATCGTTTGTGAAGTTTTCGTGTGGTTAAATAAAACAATAGGGCTAAAAAACTGGACCATAAAAATGGTTTGAATACAAAAAACAAAGTAAAACATGTAGCGAGAAAAATTCCTGCTAACAGAATGTAGACGATGGTTTCGTTTTTATTTTTGATCCAATTCATGATTAATAAGTAGAGTGTTTTTTAAAGTAAAAACGAATTTGGTTGTTAGTTTCATTTTTAGTCAGATAAATCGATAATGATTTTTTAATAAACCCTTCCAAAAGATAGGATACTTCTGTTTCGTTTACATTTTTTTCAATGAGTTTCCAATCCCCTTGGTTCACTCTGTAATCGATGCGTTTTTGGATTTCCTCCCATGACTCGGGAGTTTCCAAAAGTAAAAATGCTTCTTTCGTATGGATGTGACTTGTTTTGAATTCACTCGATTGAAGGTAGGTAGATTTTTCAGGAAAAAAAGACTGTGGGAAAGCGGGTGGTGGGTTCGTAGGGAATTTTGTCACGATGATTTGGTC contains the following coding sequences:
- a CDS encoding AI-2E family transporter, whose amino-acid sequence is MNWIKNKNETIVYILLAGIFLATCFTLFFVFKPFLWSSFLALLFYLTTRKLHKRLKNVLGVKFHGLSPYIMVILMLACVFIPSYLIVSTLIRESLNLVSYVRNQLTEESIVSLLLNSPMLTDFFTENEFFWIKLPILYREYVGQHMDILNLDSIYSLLKNSSGFLLGSFEVPGAIIFNGFFTFILLFFLYKEGSRMEHGLFLLLPFPTEIEERLGRRIEEAIRTVMMGNLFISLLQGALIYVLLLFTSVSNKFLLSSIATIFSLIPVVGTSVVWFPIGLYIGLVQENWTGSVLFMIAGGASYLILENFVKPKLLDKKLKTHPFLIFLSLIGGLQEFGVAGIIIGPMALTLVIILWDFWKIFRETRFQTT